From the genome of Neodiprion pinetum isolate iyNeoPine1 chromosome 3, iyNeoPine1.2, whole genome shotgun sequence, one region includes:
- the LOC138190611 gene encoding uncharacterized protein, whose product MLLPQIADKHDADILILCEPYRMQQTQDWITKETKTAAIWVKGAARARITARGVGDDYVWARVGAVTYVSVYLTPNCAAPEFLAKVALLEDRLRDLPRDLNARAVKWGMTVTNIRGRLLLEMAARLDLVRANTGDVPTYRRPGFGDSFPDVTMATERILPRIGRWRVFEGYTASDHQ is encoded by the coding sequence ATGCTACTACCACAGATAGCAGACAAACACGACGCCGACATTCTGATCCTGTGCGAGCCGTACAGAATGCAACAAACGCAGGATTGGATCACGAAAGAGACCAAGACAGCAGCTATCTGGGTAAAGGGCGCTGCCCGAGCCCGGATAACCGCTCGTGGCGTTGGGGACGATTACGTCTGGGCTAGGGTGGGCGCTGTCACTTACGTCAGCGTCTACCTGACCCCAAACTGCGCCGCGCCGGAGTTTCTGGCAAAGGTTGCGCTCCTCGAGGACAGACTCAGGGACCTGCCCCGGGACCTCAACGCGAGGGCGGTCAAGTGGGGCATGACGGTAACGAACATACGCGGACGGCTGCTGCTGGAGATGGCCGCAAGGCTGGACCTAGTAAGGGCAAATACAGGCGACGTACCAACGTACAGACGGCCGGGATTTGGAGACTCCTTCCCGGACGTAACGATGGCGACGGAAAGAATTCTGCCACGTATAGGGCGGTGGCGGGTGTTCGAGGGCTACACGGCCAGCGATCACCAGTAA